In one window of Candidatus Binatia bacterium DNA:
- a CDS encoding dCMP deaminase family protein, translated as MANLVRPSWDQYFLTITRTVAERSTCLRAKVGAVIVRDKNILATGYNGAPSGLPHCLDVGCLIYRSTTPTGEVEENCFRTIHAEINAIAQAAKNGTSIRDATIYITHTPCIHCFKVLVNTGIVRICYEKEYKLHTLAPFLEYAPHVRLHKVEL; from the coding sequence ATGGCCAATCTCGTGCGTCCGAGCTGGGACCAGTATTTTCTCACCATCACGCGCACCGTTGCTGAGCGTTCCACCTGTTTACGGGCAAAGGTGGGGGCAGTAATCGTGCGCGACAAAAACATCCTCGCCACCGGCTACAATGGCGCGCCGTCTGGCCTGCCGCACTGCCTGGACGTTGGCTGCCTCATCTACCGTTCAACCACCCCCACTGGAGAGGTGGAAGAGAACTGCTTCCGCACGATCCATGCAGAAATCAACGCCATTGCGCAGGCGGCGAAAAACGGCACCTCGATCCGCGATGCAACGATTTACATCACCCACACCCCGTGCATCCACTGCTTCAAGGTTCTCGTGAACACCGGCATCGTGCGCATCTGCTACGAAAAGGAATACAAGCTGCACACGCTCGCCCCCTTTCTCGAGTACGCACCGCACGTGCGCCTGCACAAAGTCGAGCTCTAA
- a CDS encoding SAM-dependent chlorinase/fluorinase: MPRAGIVTLLTDFGSADPYVGIMKGVILARARDAAIVDLTHEIPPQQVLLGALALRSAVRFFPAGTIHVAVVDPGVGSERRALAIASGGQVFLGPDNGLLTLAAARNQREQVRVLANRSLFLHPVSNTFHGRDIFAAVAGHLLAGVDFSELGPEVQDPIELDLPRPAPAGSALVGRVLYVDRFGNLITNFDAASLAHFAPERLWFRIRNSWIHGLVPTYASLPAGGLGALFGSWELVEIAQRNGNAQRLLQAGVGDEVVATERDAHATGN; the protein is encoded by the coding sequence ATGCCGCGCGCGGGGATCGTAACGTTACTGACGGATTTCGGCTCGGCTGACCCCTACGTCGGCATCATGAAAGGTGTGATCCTAGCGCGGGCGCGCGACGCTGCCATTGTCGACTTGACCCACGAAATCCCCCCGCAGCAAGTGCTGCTCGGTGCCCTAGCGTTGCGGAGCGCGGTGCGTTTTTTTCCCGCCGGCACAATTCACGTGGCAGTGGTCGATCCAGGGGTGGGCTCAGAACGGAGAGCGCTCGCCATTGCCAGCGGCGGGCAAGTGTTTCTCGGTCCGGACAATGGGCTCCTCACCTTGGCGGCTGCCCGCAATCAGCGCGAGCAAGTGCGCGTGCTGGCAAACCGGTCGCTGTTCTTGCATCCCGTGTCGAACACCTTCCACGGTCGAGACATCTTTGCCGCGGTGGCTGGCCACTTGCTCGCTGGGGTGGACTTCAGTGAGCTTGGTCCGGAAGTACAAGACCCGATCGAACTGGACCTCCCGAGACCGGCGCCTGCGGGCAGTGCGCTGGTTGGCCGCGTTTTGTATGTCGACCGCTTCGGCAATTTGATTACCAACTTCGATGCAGCCAGCCTGGCGCACTTTGCTCCCGAGCGGCTTTGGTTTAGGATCCGCAACTCATGGATTCACGGACTCGTGCCCACGTACGCCAGCTTGCCCGCCGGGGGCTTGGGGGCGCTATTTGGCAGTTGGGAGCTCGTGGAGATCGCCCAGCGAAACGGCAACGCGCAACGCTTGCTGCAAGCAGGTGTCGGCGATGAGGTGGTGGCAACAGAACGGGATGCCCACGCCACCGGCAACTAG
- a CDS encoding A/G-specific adenine glycosylase has product MLRRMGSRPTAVARVRVGGEELLDPLSEDFVVWLRRRLLRWYRQQARPWPWRASSNPYQVWIAEVMLQQTRVEVVATAFPRFVARFPSLEGLAAADTEEVVAAWSGLGYYARARNLHRAARWLVQHGYREFPRDPAVAQKLPGVGSYTAAAVLSIAYGKPIPALDANVRRVLRRLLGRESATGTAIIQRAAARLLARRAPGNWNQALMELGQRICTPRTAQCERCPWKARCPSAGSAAQILAGAPPVGVRRSEPVIELVVDLVFAPTGQLLVERGAFPYLRHLWMPIVRERGRDNREQDVGQALVLGSFHHAIVKRRFRAEVRARSESPKKIERWLRAAPPGSERRLVTAGELQRLGRSSLLLKAWQLWERSSGEVLLRTTLA; this is encoded by the coding sequence ATGCTGCGTCGGATGGGCTCACGCCCCACAGCGGTTGCTCGGGTGAGGGTTGGTGGTGAGGAGCTTCTCGATCCGCTGAGTGAGGATTTTGTCGTTTGGCTTCGCCGCCGTTTGCTCCGCTGGTACCGGCAGCAGGCGCGGCCGTGGCCGTGGCGAGCGTCGTCCAACCCGTACCAGGTGTGGATTGCGGAGGTCATGTTGCAGCAAACTCGTGTGGAGGTTGTAGCCACGGCATTTCCGCGGTTTGTTGCCCGGTTCCCTTCACTGGAAGGGTTGGCTGCAGCCGATACCGAAGAGGTTGTCGCCGCCTGGTCCGGCCTCGGGTATTACGCGCGGGCGCGGAACCTCCACCGCGCAGCGCGTTGGTTAGTGCAGCACGGCTATCGCGAGTTTCCGCGCGATCCGGCGGTTGCGCAGAAACTGCCCGGAGTGGGCTCGTACACTGCAGCCGCAGTGCTGTCGATTGCCTATGGGAAACCGATCCCCGCGCTCGACGCCAACGTGCGGCGGGTGCTGCGCAGGCTGCTGGGCCGCGAAAGCGCAACCGGCACCGCAATCATTCAACGCGCGGCAGCGCGGCTTCTTGCTCGACGTGCGCCCGGGAATTGGAACCAAGCGCTGATGGAACTCGGGCAGCGCATTTGCACCCCGCGCACCGCCCAGTGCGAGCGATGCCCGTGGAAGGCTCGTTGTCCGAGCGCAGGAAGCGCTGCGCAAATTTTGGCAGGGGCACCGCCAGTTGGTGTGCGCCGCTCCGAGCCGGTGATCGAACTTGTGGTCGATCTGGTATTTGCGCCGACCGGTCAGTTGCTCGTTGAGCGCGGGGCGTTCCCTTATCTCCGGCACCTGTGGATGCCCATCGTGCGTGAGCGTGGTCGAGACAATCGTGAGCAGGATGTCGGCCAGGCGTTGGTTCTCGGTTCCTTCCACCACGCCATTGTGAAGCGCCGCTTTCGCGCAGAGGTGCGGGCGCGGAGCGAATCGCCGAAGAAAATCGAGCGCTGGCTCCGTGCTGCGCCTCCGGGGAGCGAGCGCCGCCTCGTGACTGCGGGCGAGTTGCAACGCCTCGGCCGCTCATCGTTGCTTCTCAAGGCATGGCAGCTTTGGGAGCGATCCTCCGGCGAGGTGTTACTGCGTACCACGCTTGCCTAG
- a CDS encoding glutamate--cysteine ligase, whose translation MSQYVANVSEEVPVESYDDLVRYFEAACKPREQWRIGTEYEKVGVRVADGTAAPFTGGIEEILRRMADRFGWTPVVEDGRVIALAGERASITLEPGGQLELSGEQWRNVHEAGREFREHVRQIVTVARELDIAFIGLGMQPLSRVEEIEWVPKRRYRIMAPYMERVGTLGHRMMKQTATVQVNIDFASESDAMAKLRLGNALAPILNAMFANSPLSDGDLNGFLSYRGHIWTDTDPARCGLLPFVFSAAAGFADYVEYALDVPMYFIVRGDRWVDMTHLTFREFWQHGYQGERATLADWNSHLTTLFPEARMKRYIEIRSVDSQPPEFMLAVPALVKGVFYDSDALLAAWDLVKHWRWEERLEVYHHAHRQGLHARFRRVELRELARELVAIAEYGLDRQRPPGEESEAMYLEPVRDWTRKGSCPAERVIEKWIGAWNREPHRLVEGLAYRADAAEG comes from the coding sequence ATGTCTCAATATGTGGCCAATGTGTCTGAAGAGGTGCCCGTCGAGTCGTACGACGACTTGGTGCGCTACTTCGAGGCGGCCTGCAAGCCGCGCGAGCAGTGGCGCATCGGTACCGAGTACGAGAAGGTAGGCGTGCGCGTTGCTGATGGCACCGCAGCTCCGTTTACCGGCGGAATCGAAGAAATTCTCCGCCGCATGGCCGACCGCTTCGGCTGGACCCCTGTGGTCGAAGACGGCCGGGTGATTGCCCTCGCTGGCGAGCGCGCCTCGATCACGTTGGAGCCTGGTGGCCAGTTGGAACTCAGTGGAGAACAGTGGCGAAACGTACACGAAGCAGGGAGAGAGTTTCGCGAACACGTGCGCCAGATCGTGACCGTCGCGCGCGAGTTGGACATCGCCTTCATCGGACTCGGCATGCAGCCCCTCAGTCGTGTCGAGGAAATCGAATGGGTCCCGAAGCGCCGCTACCGCATCATGGCCCCCTACATGGAAAGGGTGGGCACACTCGGACACCGGATGATGAAACAAACCGCCACGGTGCAAGTGAACATCGATTTTGCCAGCGAGTCAGACGCCATGGCGAAGCTGCGCCTCGGCAATGCCCTGGCGCCCATCCTGAACGCCATGTTCGCGAACTCGCCGCTCAGTGACGGCGATTTAAATGGCTTTTTGAGCTATCGCGGCCACATCTGGACCGATACCGACCCGGCTCGCTGTGGTCTCTTGCCCTTCGTATTTTCGGCGGCGGCGGGGTTCGCGGACTACGTCGAATACGCACTCGACGTGCCTATGTATTTCATCGTTCGTGGCGACCGATGGGTCGACATGACTCATCTGACCTTCCGCGAGTTTTGGCAACACGGTTACCAGGGGGAACGTGCCACATTGGCCGATTGGAACTCGCATCTCACGACGTTGTTCCCCGAGGCACGGATGAAGCGGTACATCGAAATTCGCTCGGTTGACAGCCAGCCACCGGAGTTCATGCTGGCCGTGCCGGCACTGGTGAAAGGCGTGTTTTACGATAGCGATGCACTGCTGGCCGCGTGGGACTTGGTGAAACATTGGCGTTGGGAAGAGCGGCTCGAGGTGTACCACCACGCTCACCGGCAAGGACTGCACGCGCGCTTTCGCCGCGTGGAGTTACGCGAACTTGCCCGCGAGCTAGTGGCGATTGCCGAGTACGGCCTCGATCGGCAACGGCCGCCCGGCGAAGAAAGCGAAGCGATGTACCTCGAACCGGTGCGCGACTGGACGCGCAAAGGCAGCTGCCCTGCGGAGCGGGTGATCGAGAAATGGATCGGGGCTTGGAATCGCGAACCGCACCGCTTGGTGGAAGGGCTCGCATACCGAGCGGATGCTGCTGAAGGTTAA
- a CDS encoding zinc-dependent alcohol dehydrogenase family protein: protein MKAMVLRQPKPIEELPLELAELPEPQPGEGELLVRVEACGVCRTDLHVVEGDLPPVRDSVVPGHQVVGTVAQLGLGARRFRVGDRVGIAWLRWTCGTCRYCSTGQENLCPNARFTGYHADGGYAEYTVVPEEFAHPIPPELGAAEATPLLCAGIIGYRALRRAETRPGCRLGMYGFGSSAHIAIQVARHWGCEVYVMTRESKHRELALALGAVWVGDSQDKPPVPLDSAILFAPVGHLVHPALEALDRGGTLAIAGIYLTDIPPLNYERHVFYEKNLRSVTANTRADAEELLALAAAIPIRARVRVFPLHEANEVLRRLKFDGLEGTGVLVMA, encoded by the coding sequence ATGAAGGCAATGGTCCTGCGACAACCAAAGCCCATCGAAGAGCTGCCGCTCGAGCTCGCTGAGCTGCCCGAGCCTCAGCCTGGAGAGGGAGAACTCCTCGTGCGGGTCGAAGCTTGTGGCGTTTGCCGCACTGACTTGCATGTAGTGGAAGGCGACTTGCCGCCGGTTCGCGACTCCGTTGTGCCGGGCCACCAAGTGGTAGGCACAGTGGCGCAATTGGGTCTGGGAGCCAGGCGTTTTCGTGTCGGCGATCGTGTGGGGATTGCTTGGCTTCGGTGGACCTGCGGAACTTGCCGGTACTGCAGCACCGGACAGGAGAACTTATGCCCGAACGCGCGCTTTACCGGTTACCACGCGGACGGCGGCTACGCCGAGTACACCGTCGTACCAGAAGAATTTGCCCACCCGATCCCGCCTGAACTTGGTGCTGCCGAGGCCACACCGCTGCTTTGCGCTGGCATCATTGGCTACCGCGCACTGCGCCGCGCCGAAACGCGTCCGGGTTGCCGTTTAGGAATGTACGGCTTCGGTTCCTCGGCCCACATTGCCATCCAAGTAGCGCGTCACTGGGGGTGCGAAGTGTACGTCATGACGCGCGAGTCAAAGCACCGCGAGCTCGCACTCGCCTTGGGTGCGGTGTGGGTAGGGGACTCCCAGGACAAGCCGCCCGTGCCACTCGACTCGGCCATTTTGTTCGCTCCCGTGGGCCACCTCGTACACCCCGCTCTGGAAGCGCTCGATCGCGGCGGCACGCTAGCGATTGCCGGAATTTACCTGACCGACATTCCTCCGCTCAATTACGAGCGCCATGTGTTTTATGAAAAAAACCTGCGCAGCGTCACTGCCAACACCCGCGCTGATGCGGAAGAGCTGCTCGCCCTCGCCGCAGCCATTCCGATCCGGGCACGCGTCCGGGTGTTTCCGCTGCACGAGGCCAACGAGGTCCTCCGGCGGCTCAAGTTCGACGGGCTCGAGGGCACGGGCGTGTTGGTAATGGCATAG
- a CDS encoding diacylglycerol kinase has translation MRKYRVIQWATGHVGKHALRAIAQHPELELVGVWVSSREKVGRDAGELCGIPPIGIKATNDAEALIATPADCVCYTGATDYRPAEAIEDMCRLLAAGKNVVTSSFVPLIYPWQVVPAFAEQLEEACRRGQTSFYCSGIDPGFSPDALPITLSSLCERIDSIRAQEIFNYATYDQPQTLFEVMGFGKPPGTPVPLLMPGALSMAWGASVRMVADALGVELDGIEQRHELEVAPEDFAISCGTIRKGTVAALRFEVMGMVGGEPRIVVEHVTRLRDDLAPHWPQGVGPGTYRVTIEGMPSLRCDLQVGFHSVDHNIDGCVATAMRLVNAIPALCQASPGVKTYLDLPLTPGRHALRVRGN, from the coding sequence ATGCGGAAATACCGAGTCATTCAATGGGCCACTGGGCATGTCGGCAAGCATGCTTTGCGTGCCATTGCCCAGCATCCCGAGCTGGAGCTCGTGGGGGTTTGGGTCTCCAGCCGAGAGAAAGTTGGGCGCGACGCGGGCGAGCTCTGTGGCATTCCCCCAATCGGCATCAAGGCCACCAACGATGCAGAGGCGCTCATTGCCACACCGGCCGACTGTGTCTGTTACACCGGTGCGACGGACTACCGGCCGGCCGAGGCCATTGAAGATATGTGCCGGCTATTGGCCGCGGGAAAGAACGTCGTCACGAGTTCCTTCGTGCCGTTGATTTACCCTTGGCAGGTCGTCCCCGCGTTTGCCGAGCAACTGGAAGAGGCCTGCCGTCGCGGGCAGACGAGTTTTTACTGCTCGGGCATCGATCCAGGCTTTTCCCCCGATGCGCTGCCGATCACGCTCTCGAGTTTGTGCGAGCGTATCGATTCCATCCGCGCACAGGAGATTTTCAATTACGCCACCTACGATCAGCCGCAAACGCTTTTCGAGGTGATGGGCTTCGGTAAGCCACCGGGAACACCGGTGCCCTTGCTCATGCCGGGTGCTTTATCGATGGCGTGGGGTGCGTCGGTGCGCATGGTGGCGGATGCTTTGGGGGTCGAGCTGGACGGAATCGAGCAGCGCCATGAACTCGAAGTTGCGCCCGAGGACTTCGCGATTTCCTGCGGAACGATTCGCAAGGGTACGGTGGCGGCACTCCGCTTCGAAGTCATGGGGATGGTCGGTGGGGAGCCACGCATTGTGGTGGAACACGTCACCCGCCTGCGCGACGATTTGGCACCGCACTGGCCACAAGGTGTCGGGCCAGGGACCTATCGGGTGACCATCGAAGGCATGCCTTCGCTACGGTGCGATTTGCAGGTGGGCTTCCACAGCGTCGACCACAACATCGACGGTTGCGTGGCGACGGCCATGCGTCTGGTGAACGCCATTCCTGCATTGTGCCAAGCAAGCCCGGGCGTGAAAACCTATCTTGACTTGCCGTTGACCCCGGGCCGTCATGCCTTGCGGGTGCGCGGCAACTGA
- the argC gene encoding N-acetyl-gamma-glutamyl-phosphate reductase → MRPKIYVDGQEGTTGLRIRDWLSWRGDLDLIVLPHAQRKDPEARYEAMAAADVVILCLPDEAAREAAQWAAKAGTRLIDASTAHRVHPDWVYGLPELSPEQEAAIRGATRVANPGCYASAFILLVRPLIDAGLVEPEAPLVCHALSGYSGGGRALIERWEDPEAGLAQLPYEAPYALQRVHKHIPEMMRYTGLVTEPYFEPAVGPFRCGMRVQIPLHARHLRGTPRQVWDTLAERYDGQAFVRLHRYSENGELAEDALSPLACNDTNRMELHAIPHPSGHVLLVAVLDNLGKGAAGSAIQNLNLMLGLPAHTGLPA, encoded by the coding sequence ATGCGACCGAAAATTTACGTGGATGGCCAGGAGGGTACCACCGGTCTGAGAATCCGGGACTGGCTGTCGTGGCGCGGCGATCTCGACCTCATTGTGCTGCCGCACGCCCAAAGGAAAGATCCGGAAGCCCGCTACGAAGCCATGGCCGCCGCGGACGTGGTGATTCTCTGCCTACCCGACGAGGCTGCGCGCGAAGCGGCGCAGTGGGCGGCAAAGGCAGGCACGCGCCTAATCGACGCCAGCACAGCCCACCGCGTACATCCGGACTGGGTGTATGGCCTCCCGGAACTCAGCCCAGAACAGGAAGCTGCGATTCGTGGCGCCACGCGGGTCGCGAATCCTGGCTGCTATGCATCCGCGTTTATCCTTTTGGTTCGTCCGTTAATCGATGCTGGTCTCGTGGAGCCCGAGGCTCCGCTGGTTTGCCATGCTCTCTCCGGCTACTCGGGTGGCGGTCGGGCACTGATCGAGCGCTGGGAAGACCCCGAAGCGGGGCTTGCCCAACTGCCCTACGAGGCACCCTACGCCCTGCAGCGTGTTCATAAGCATATCCCGGAGATGATGCGCTACACGGGGCTCGTTACGGAACCGTACTTCGAACCCGCAGTGGGGCCGTTTCGCTGCGGGATGCGGGTGCAAATTCCCCTGCACGCGCGACACCTGCGCGGCACGCCGCGGCAAGTGTGGGATACCCTGGCGGAGCGGTACGACGGGCAGGCTTTCGTGCGTCTCCATCGTTACAGCGAAAACGGCGAGCTGGCCGAAGACGCGCTGAGCCCGCTTGCTTGCAACGACACCAACCGCATGGAGTTGCACGCGATCCCTCATCCTTCGGGGCACGTGCTCCTCGTTGCCGTGCTGGATAACTTGGGCAAGGGTGCCGCCGGCAGCGCGATTCAAAATCTGAACCTCATGTTGGGTTTGCCGGCGCACACTGGGTTGCCTGCGTGA
- a CDS encoding aspartate aminotransferase family protein, whose product MTDTVHRFAPRHLVCGFASPYHLMQQGTLRLVKGRGIYVWDQHGRRYIDGLASLWNVAVGHGQSSIARAVARQMDLIAYAPTLLGFSSQPAEELARRIVRLAPRGLTRVLFTSGGSEANESIIRLVRLYWRLKGHPEKYRIVTLNRGYHGSSTGAASLTGLPYFHQYYEPLMEGVLRLPRPHCSACELELEHPACGLACANQLEETIEREGAHTIGAILVEPVQGVGGVIVPPDGYHQRLREICTRHNILFACDEVITGFGRLGYPFGIQRWRVTPDLISFAKGVTSGYLPLGGVLLSEEIYRTLVEAGPDFSLHHGFTYSGHPAVCAAALANLNLMRRRRLMSRARRLEVYFAKLLEPVRRHPTVRETRVIGLMAAVEFHEGVAPGGGQWPFAVRVRQACLERGLIVRASGNVVALCPPLVVKTAELRQIVDTLDQAIAAVSSEQATAGTRASRANG is encoded by the coding sequence ATGACAGACACCGTGCATCGTTTTGCCCCTCGCCACTTGGTGTGTGGCTTCGCATCACCATACCATCTGATGCAGCAGGGCACGCTGAGGCTGGTGAAGGGGCGGGGAATTTACGTTTGGGACCAACATGGGCGCCGCTACATCGATGGGCTTGCCTCGCTCTGGAACGTGGCGGTCGGCCACGGGCAGTCGAGCATCGCCCGCGCGGTCGCGCGGCAAATGGATCTCATTGCCTATGCGCCCACCCTTCTGGGATTTTCCTCGCAACCGGCTGAAGAGCTTGCCCGCCGCATCGTGCGGCTTGCCCCGCGCGGCCTCACCCGCGTGCTGTTTACCTCCGGCGGGTCGGAAGCCAATGAGTCGATCATCCGCCTCGTGCGCCTTTATTGGCGGCTCAAAGGGCATCCAGAAAAATACCGGATTGTCACCCTGAACCGCGGCTACCACGGCTCATCGACGGGCGCTGCGAGTCTGACCGGCCTGCCGTATTTCCACCAATACTACGAGCCGCTGATGGAGGGCGTGTTGCGGTTGCCGCGCCCGCACTGCAGCGCCTGCGAGCTCGAACTCGAGCACCCAGCCTGTGGCCTGGCTTGCGCCAACCAACTGGAGGAAACGATCGAGCGCGAGGGGGCGCACACCATCGGTGCCATTTTGGTGGAACCTGTTCAAGGCGTGGGCGGAGTTATCGTGCCGCCAGACGGGTACCACCAGCGCCTGCGCGAGATTTGTACGCGACACAACATCTTGTTTGCCTGCGACGAGGTGATCACGGGCTTTGGTCGGCTGGGTTACCCGTTCGGAATCCAGCGTTGGCGGGTGACACCGGACTTAATCTCGTTCGCGAAAGGTGTCACCAGTGGGTACCTGCCGCTGGGTGGTGTTTTGCTGAGCGAAGAGATTTATCGCACCTTGGTGGAGGCCGGCCCGGATTTTTCTCTCCACCACGGCTTTACTTATTCGGGACACCCAGCGGTGTGTGCGGCGGCCTTGGCCAACTTGAATCTCATGCGCCGCCGCCGGTTGATGTCGCGAGCACGCCGCCTGGAGGTTTACTTCGCAAAATTGTTGGAACCGGTGCGACGCCATCCGACCGTGCGCGAAACCCGCGTGATTGGCCTGATGGCTGCGGTTGAGTTCCACGAAGGAGTCGCGCCGGGAGGTGGGCAGTGGCCCTTTGCGGTGCGGGTCCGGCAAGCGTGCTTGGAACGCGGCCTGATCGTGCGTGCGAGTGGAAATGTGGTCGCCCTGTGCCCGCCGCTCGTGGTGAAGACGGCCGAACTTCGCCAGATCGTCGACACGCTGGACCAGGCAATTGCAGCGGTGAGTTCGGAGCAGGCGACCGCGGGGACGCGCGCCAGTCGGGCAAACGGTTGA
- a CDS encoding site-2 protease family protein yields the protein MRWWQQNGMPTPPATREGVEPITPRVDDRYRVLTPPAPPARRPRLWLHLVLFLVTFGTVTINGALLEGVDLLQNPSGIWAGLPFAIALMSILTIHELGHYFTARYHRVPASLPYFLPAPPFFIGTFGAFIRMEAIPYSRAALFDVGAAGPWAGFVAAVVAFVIGLQQSRIEPLPADGLGIELGDSLLTKALVQWVHGTVPDGYALYFSPVAFAGWVGFFVTVLNLLPMGQLDGGHVTYAFFGRRHALWARIAWVAVVACALFFWPGWYFWALFPLLLGFDHPPTRTDWIPLRGWRRLGFLLTCLLFVVLFVPKPIAPMQSPQSMQREGVPMERERENLRELGLQEA from the coding sequence ATGAGGTGGTGGCAACAGAACGGGATGCCCACGCCACCGGCAACTAGGGAAGGCGTGGAACCGATCACGCCCCGTGTCGATGATCGGTACCGCGTCTTGACCCCGCCGGCACCGCCGGCGCGACGACCGCGACTCTGGCTGCACTTAGTTCTGTTTCTCGTCACCTTCGGCACCGTGACCATCAATGGTGCTCTGCTCGAAGGTGTGGATTTATTGCAAAATCCGAGCGGCATTTGGGCAGGACTGCCCTTTGCAATTGCGCTCATGTCGATCCTTACCATTCACGAACTCGGTCACTATTTCACCGCCCGCTATCACCGCGTGCCGGCTAGCTTGCCGTATTTCTTGCCCGCACCGCCATTTTTTATCGGGACGTTCGGCGCCTTCATTCGCATGGAGGCAATTCCGTATAGTCGCGCTGCGCTGTTCGACGTCGGAGCCGCCGGGCCATGGGCTGGGTTTGTTGCCGCCGTGGTGGCCTTTGTCATTGGCTTGCAGCAATCCCGCATCGAACCGCTTCCTGCAGATGGCTTGGGGATCGAGCTGGGCGATTCCTTGCTCACCAAAGCGCTCGTGCAGTGGGTGCACGGCACGGTGCCCGACGGCTACGCGCTCTACTTTAGTCCCGTCGCCTTTGCCGGCTGGGTGGGCTTCTTCGTCACCGTGTTGAATTTGCTTCCCATGGGGCAGCTCGACGGCGGGCACGTAACTTACGCCTTTTTCGGTCGCCGGCATGCCCTGTGGGCACGCATCGCGTGGGTGGCGGTGGTGGCCTGCGCCTTGTTCTTCTGGCCTGGTTGGTACTTCTGGGCGCTATTTCCCTTGTTACTCGGTTTCGACCATCCGCCGACCCGCACCGACTGGATCCCGCTGCGCGGCTGGCGGCGGCTTGGGTTTCTCCTGACTTGCTTATTGTTCGTGGTGCTGTTCGTGCCGAAGCCAATCGCTCCCATGCAATCTCCACAATCGATGCAGCGCGAGGGTGTGCCGATGGAGCGAGAACGGGAAAATCTGCGAGAACTTGGTTTGCAGGAAGCGTAA